Proteins from a genomic interval of Paenibacillus lentus:
- a CDS encoding bifunctional folylpolyglutamate synthase/dihydrofolate synthase has protein sequence MGVNLSKEIQLPLASYPDAVEWINGLLPFGIRPGLERIERMMEHFGHPHRRLKFIHVAGTNGKGSSCAFLSSTLKECGYDVGMFTSPYITKFTNRFQFNGEDIPEETLLSLSNRIAPVVNEIAASELGSPTMFEVSTALAILYFAEVCYPDVVVWETGLGGRMDVTNLVTPIVSLITNVGMDHTDILGDSLEEIASEKAGIIKPGVPVVSCASQSSVIAVLKETAKEKGSTLYLLGEQFYYDGNVSGLSSQTQSIHFRGPFRAMDLELSMLGQHQCVNAAGVMMVLEVLRQYMAFVLEDEQVRVGFKNAFWAGRLEQVAEQPRIILDGAHNPEGAEALTRSLSEAFSYRKLNLMMGMLDNKHHREYLEHILPIVDTLILTEPDFRKKMDADSLYQLVEELRGDIAKADLEVIVERDWKSALALLQARTEREDLGVVTGTLYMISDVRATLLHHTDSEKGW, from the coding sequence ATGGGGGTTAATCTTTCGAAGGAGATTCAACTGCCGCTTGCAAGCTATCCAGATGCGGTTGAATGGATTAACGGTTTATTACCGTTTGGCATCCGTCCGGGATTAGAGCGGATTGAACGGATGATGGAGCATTTTGGTCACCCGCATCGAAGACTTAAGTTCATACATGTTGCAGGAACGAACGGTAAAGGCTCCTCCTGTGCTTTTTTAAGTTCAACGCTCAAGGAATGCGGATATGATGTAGGGATGTTCACTTCCCCTTACATTACGAAGTTTACGAACAGATTCCAATTCAATGGAGAGGACATACCGGAGGAGACACTGCTCAGCTTGTCCAACCGGATTGCTCCCGTTGTGAATGAGATCGCTGCCAGTGAATTGGGATCTCCTACAATGTTTGAAGTGAGTACAGCACTTGCGATTCTTTATTTTGCGGAAGTATGCTATCCCGATGTTGTAGTATGGGAGACCGGACTCGGGGGTAGAATGGATGTAACGAACCTGGTCACGCCGATTGTGTCACTGATTACGAATGTCGGCATGGATCACACGGATATTTTGGGCGACTCTCTGGAGGAAATCGCTTCTGAAAAAGCAGGCATTATCAAACCGGGCGTTCCGGTAGTAAGCTGTGCCAGCCAGTCTTCTGTTATTGCTGTTTTGAAAGAGACAGCTAAAGAGAAAGGCTCGACGCTCTATTTGCTAGGTGAGCAGTTTTACTACGATGGCAACGTTAGTGGCTTAAGCAGTCAAACCCAGAGCATTCATTTTCGCGGGCCGTTCCGTGCGATGGATTTAGAGCTTTCGATGTTAGGCCAGCATCAATGCGTAAATGCGGCAGGGGTAATGATGGTACTCGAGGTTTTACGCCAATACATGGCCTTTGTTCTTGAGGATGAGCAGGTGCGGGTCGGATTCAAAAATGCTTTTTGGGCAGGACGGCTTGAGCAAGTAGCTGAGCAGCCGCGAATCATACTCGATGGGGCCCATAATCCGGAGGGTGCAGAAGCGCTCACGAGAAGCCTTTCGGAAGCATTTAGCTACCGAAAGCTGAATTTGATGATGGGGATGCTGGATAACAAGCATCATCGTGAATACTTGGAGCATATATTACCAATAGTGGATACGCTTATTCTGACCGAGCCCGATTTTCGCAAGAAAATGGATGCGGATTCGCTGTATCAGCTCGTGGAGGAATTGCGCGGAGATATAGCGAAGGCGGATCTTGAAGTCATTGTGGAGCGTGATTGGAAAAGTGCGCTGGCACTGCTTCAAGCACGGACGGAACGGGAGGATCTTGGGGTAGTTACAGGTACGCTCTATATGATTTCGGACGTGCGGGCAACCCTTTTGCATCATACCGATTCTGAAAAAGGCTGGTGA
- the murC gene encoding UDP-N-acetylmuramate--L-alanine ligase, whose amino-acid sequence MNTTEQHVHFIGIGGYGMSAIARVMLEMGYTVTGSDVASQELTEKLAAKGAKIYIGHTKEQVHGADLVVYSTALPKDNVERVEAEEQGIPVLHRSQMLARLLNERTGVAVAGAHGKTTTSSMIALVMEQCGTDPTYIIGGEIMDIGTNAKAGQGKCVVAEADESDGSFLQYHPTLGIVTNIEADHLENYGGDFGKLKDAYVQFLNQIKPEGKAVVSGDDGIIRELLPKLQCNVVTYGIETACDYTATDIMLGDRKVVFTMNHGQQPLGQIKLSVPGRHNVYNAMATVIVCLEAGIPFADIAEAIQYFHGAKRRFQVLGESRGILVIDDYAHHPTEIEATIAAAKATGKRIIAVFQPQRYSRTFFLLDAFSRAFGGADEVIITDIYSPAGEKQIEGVNSLKLVELIKENSNAGARYLPTKQDVIDDLQGRLQSGDLVITMGAGDIWKVGHELAKTLA is encoded by the coding sequence TTGAATACAACAGAACAACATGTACATTTTATCGGGATCGGTGGCTATGGAATGAGCGCTATTGCCCGCGTTATGCTGGAAATGGGCTACACCGTTACCGGATCGGACGTCGCTTCCCAGGAGTTGACCGAGAAGCTGGCGGCCAAAGGGGCTAAAATTTATATTGGACATACCAAAGAACAGGTTCATGGGGCAGATTTAGTCGTATACTCGACAGCACTGCCAAAGGACAACGTCGAGCGGGTGGAAGCGGAAGAGCAGGGCATACCGGTTCTACATCGTTCCCAGATGCTGGCGAGATTACTTAACGAACGTACAGGCGTGGCTGTCGCCGGAGCGCATGGCAAGACGACGACCTCGTCTATGATTGCTCTGGTGATGGAGCAGTGTGGAACAGATCCTACCTATATTATCGGTGGCGAAATAATGGATATCGGTACGAATGCTAAGGCAGGTCAGGGAAAATGTGTTGTTGCCGAGGCGGATGAGAGCGACGGTTCTTTCCTCCAGTACCATCCAACGCTCGGCATCGTTACGAATATTGAGGCCGATCATCTGGAAAATTATGGTGGAGATTTCGGAAAGCTTAAGGATGCTTACGTGCAATTTCTAAATCAAATCAAGCCGGAAGGTAAAGCTGTTGTTTCTGGAGATGACGGAATTATCCGTGAGTTACTGCCTAAACTGCAGTGTAATGTGGTAACTTATGGGATAGAAACAGCTTGTGATTATACAGCCACGGATATCATGCTGGGGGATCGCAAGGTTGTGTTCACGATGAATCATGGCCAGCAGCCCCTGGGCCAAATTAAGCTTTCCGTACCGGGAAGGCATAATGTCTATAATGCGATGGCAACGGTAATTGTATGCCTAGAGGCAGGAATTCCTTTCGCGGACATTGCAGAGGCGATTCAGTACTTTCACGGAGCTAAGCGTCGTTTCCAGGTGCTTGGTGAGAGCCGTGGCATCCTTGTGATTGATGATTATGCTCATCATCCAACGGAGATTGAAGCAACGATTGCCGCCGCCAAGGCGACCGGCAAAAGAATCATTGCCGTATTTCAGCCGCAGCGCTATTCGCGCACCTTCTTTCTATTAGATGCCTTTAGCCGGGCATTTGGCGGAGCCGATGAAGTGATTATTACCGATATCTATTCACCTGCCGGAGAGAAGCAGATTGAAGGCGTCAATTCATTGAAGCTGGTAGAGCTGATTAAAGAAAATAGCAATGCCGGAGCAAGATATCTGCCAACGAAGCAGGACGTAATTGACGACTTGCAAGGAAGGCTGCAATCCGGTGATCTCGTCATTACGATGGGGGCCGGGGATATTTGGAAGGTAGGACATGAGCTGGCTAAGACTCTAGCTTAG
- a CDS encoding energy-coupling factor transporter transmembrane component T family protein produces MRASGAFSELLNEMNPAIKGLTVILGVILLSFAFDPVTISVSLIYVLMVTVIFGRISWRKWLLLFLPFFIMAIGYFWTAALFPRSDLPQGSKVLLSWGPLQMTEAGFSLALSLALRTLMFSALSLMFVLTTEPVKFMFSLMQQCKLPPKLAYGILAGFRFLPLFREELRIMQQAHRMRGIWRERRNVRSLLHAFKRYSIPLLASAIRKSERVAVAMVSRGFTGGKRDFYIQMKIRWQDWMFMGIVLSGILLGYSISYALGTLTWYGGQL; encoded by the coding sequence GTGAGAGCATCCGGCGCATTTAGCGAACTGTTGAATGAGATGAATCCTGCCATTAAAGGACTTACGGTCATTCTAGGAGTAATTTTGTTATCGTTTGCTTTTGATCCCGTAACGATCTCTGTAAGTCTGATTTATGTATTGATGGTTACAGTGATTTTCGGCCGGATTTCCTGGCGCAAATGGCTACTGTTGTTCCTGCCCTTCTTCATTATGGCCATCGGTTATTTCTGGACGGCAGCGCTCTTCCCACGTTCCGACTTGCCTCAGGGTTCGAAGGTACTTCTATCATGGGGTCCGCTGCAGATGACAGAAGCCGGGTTCAGTCTGGCCCTCTCGCTCGCCCTGCGCACTCTAATGTTCTCAGCGCTTTCGCTTATGTTCGTCTTAACGACCGAGCCCGTAAAGTTCATGTTCAGTCTCATGCAGCAATGTAAGCTGCCGCCCAAGCTGGCATACGGCATTCTAGCCGGATTTCGCTTTCTCCCTTTGTTCCGCGAAGAGCTACGTATTATGCAGCAGGCTCATCGGATGCGGGGCATATGGCGAGAGAGGCGCAATGTTCGTTCGCTGCTCCATGCCTTTAAGAGATACAGCATCCCTCTGCTCGCAAGCGCAATTCGTAAATCGGAGCGCGTAGCCGTCGCTATGGTATCCCGCGGTTTTACCGGAGGCAAACGCGATTTCTACATCCAAATGAAGATTCGCTGGCAGGATTGGATGTTTATGGGGATCGTACTATCCGGGATCCTATTGGGATATTCCATTTCTTATGCCCTGGGTACCTTAACTTGGTATGGAGGACAGCTTTAA
- a CDS encoding ABC transporter ATP-binding protein: MDCRCAGSYRCIEKLPDRQRSSSNRTSETICGEAVMNTKIPCTPSEQGAGHMMYTNEEMMNKPIVLETKDLSLAFSEEDEEIVFSSLSLRLYQGELMLLLGPGGCGKSSMALCLNRVYPSAIDSVVNGSVYLYGQSLEEQDPGTIAQQVGIVFQDVDSQFCMLKVEEELTFCLENIGCPREQISAKIDDALQLVDLTEWRDAQIHALSGGMKQRLALACALVLNPKVLILDEPTSNLDPEACWALSALIDSIRQQRQMSILLIEHQLDAWMPYVDRLAIMGTKGKLIYEGEPRNYFANFKEEARQLGIWMPGAVRLHEELQTMHTASWQPLTRDELTYFWLNEPDAIKLNVLEQLEQRQARRSMQSNGDSETVSRDSLMLLDNVSFERSGGRQILQQLSLTIPAGQFIALVGPNGAGKSTLAALLSGILEPTAGTIQLSGKAISSWPEQELRKRIGLIFQHPEHQFVTDTVYDELAFSLRIQKLPENVVSERVASLLEQYRLQHRRDYSPFALSQGQKRRLSVAAMLSEEQQLLLCDEPTFGQDAYSALELMKSLRARVDRGLTVIMITHDMELVQQYADRVLVLRQGSIQWDGHPDNLWDWPEQQLQANKLIPPLSAYLKNKLRLTLKEKQETCREVLM; this comes from the coding sequence ATGGATTGCCGATGCGCTGGCTCGTACCGGTGTATTGAGAAGCTTCCCGATCGGCAAAGAAGCAGCTCAAACCGCACGTCAGAAACAATCTGCGGTGAAGCTGTAATGAATACCAAAATCCCGTGCACACCCTCCGAACAGGGAGCAGGACACATGATGTACACGAATGAGGAAATGATGAATAAGCCCATTGTTCTGGAGACGAAAGACCTGTCACTAGCTTTTAGCGAGGAGGATGAGGAGATTGTATTCTCCTCTCTTTCCCTCCGCCTATATCAAGGTGAACTCATGCTGCTTCTCGGTCCCGGAGGCTGCGGCAAAAGCTCCATGGCTCTATGTTTAAACCGCGTGTACCCCTCAGCCATTGACAGCGTGGTGAACGGCAGTGTTTATTTATACGGCCAGTCTCTGGAGGAACAGGATCCCGGGACAATTGCCCAGCAGGTGGGGATCGTCTTTCAAGATGTAGACAGTCAGTTCTGTATGCTAAAGGTAGAGGAAGAGCTTACTTTTTGTCTGGAAAACATCGGATGTCCAAGGGAGCAAATTAGCGCAAAAATCGACGATGCACTACAGCTCGTTGATTTAACTGAATGGCGGGATGCACAGATTCATGCCTTATCCGGGGGAATGAAGCAGCGGCTAGCATTGGCCTGTGCCTTGGTACTAAATCCAAAAGTGCTCATTCTCGACGAGCCGACATCCAATTTGGATCCGGAAGCCTGCTGGGCCTTGTCGGCCCTTATCGACTCGATACGCCAACAACGGCAGATGAGCATTTTGCTTATCGAGCATCAATTGGATGCATGGATGCCCTATGTAGATCGCCTGGCTATAATGGGGACAAAGGGAAAATTAATTTACGAAGGCGAGCCCAGGAATTACTTCGCTAATTTTAAAGAAGAAGCACGACAATTAGGAATATGGATGCCGGGTGCCGTGCGCCTTCACGAGGAGCTGCAGACAATGCATACAGCTTCATGGCAGCCTTTAACCAGAGATGAGCTTACCTATTTTTGGCTCAATGAGCCGGACGCAATAAAGCTTAATGTTCTCGAGCAGCTAGAACAAAGGCAAGCCCGCAGGTCAATGCAGTCGAATGGCGATTCGGAGACCGTAAGCAGAGACAGCTTAATGTTACTCGACAATGTCTCTTTCGAGCGCAGCGGCGGCCGACAAATTCTTCAGCAGCTTTCGCTGACAATTCCTGCGGGACAATTCATTGCGCTGGTCGGCCCTAACGGTGCGGGCAAATCCACTTTGGCCGCTCTATTGTCAGGAATATTAGAACCTACAGCCGGTACGATCCAATTATCCGGCAAAGCCATATCGAGTTGGCCTGAACAGGAGCTGCGGAAGCGCATCGGGTTGATTTTTCAGCACCCCGAGCACCAATTCGTGACCGATACCGTCTACGACGAGCTAGCCTTCAGCTTGCGAATCCAAAAACTGCCGGAAAATGTCGTGTCCGAGCGGGTCGCCTCACTTCTCGAACAGTATCGGCTACAGCACCGCCGCGACTACAGCCCTTTTGCGCTCAGTCAGGGGCAGAAGCGCCGCTTGAGTGTGGCTGCCATGCTGTCTGAGGAACAGCAGTTGCTGTTATGCGACGAGCCAACCTTCGGCCAGGATGCATACTCTGCCTTGGAATTGATGAAATCGCTGCGCGCTCGAGTAGATCGCGGGCTTACCGTCATTATGATCACTCATGATATGGAGCTCGTTCAGCAATATGCTGATCGGGTACTTGTTCTACGCCAAGGATCCATACAATGGGACGGGCATCCAGATAATTTATGGGATTGGCCCGAGCAGCAGCTACAGGCCAATAAACTGATTCCTCCTCTCTCTGCTTATTTGAAGAATAAGCTGCGATTAACGCTCAAGGAGAAGCAGGAAACATGCAGGGAGGTGCTGATGTGA
- a CDS encoding ECF transporter S component, with amino-acid sequence MSSWKLRDIIVLSSLSVVFAVVYLIFLQIGNVLVGFMGPMGYEVIFGIWFIVSIIAAYILRKPGAALLSETIAGTIEVLIGNVTGPILILSAFIQGLGAEAAFAVVRYRYYNTSVLIGAGVGAAVFSFAWGFFQSGFAALSTGLVISMFIVRVISGAVLAGLLGKWIADALARTGVLRSFPIGKEAAQTARQKQSAVKL; translated from the coding sequence ATGTCGTCCTGGAAACTCCGTGACATTATTGTTCTTAGTTCATTATCCGTTGTTTTTGCTGTCGTCTATTTAATTTTTCTGCAAATCGGCAATGTCCTTGTCGGTTTTATGGGGCCGATGGGGTACGAGGTCATTTTTGGAATATGGTTTATTGTCTCGATCATTGCCGCCTACATTTTGCGTAAGCCTGGGGCAGCTCTATTGTCAGAGACCATCGCCGGAACCATCGAGGTGCTCATTGGCAATGTGACCGGCCCAATTCTGATCCTGTCGGCCTTTATTCAAGGTCTCGGTGCGGAAGCAGCATTTGCCGTTGTCAGATACCGTTATTACAACACATCTGTATTAATTGGTGCTGGCGTTGGAGCGGCCGTATTCAGCTTTGCCTGGGGCTTCTTCCAGTCCGGCTTCGCCGCCTTATCCACAGGGCTCGTTATTTCGATGTTCATCGTGCGCGTAATTAGCGGGGCTGTTCTCGCAGGTCTGCTCGGGAAATGGATTGCCGATGCGCTGGCTCGTACCGGTGTATTGAGAAGCTTCCCGATCGGCAAAGAAGCAGCTCAAACCGCACGTCAGAAACAATCTGCGGTGAAGCTGTAA
- a CDS encoding YkoF family thiamine/hydroxymethylpyrimidine-binding protein, giving the protein MITSNSFNEQNKPAACGSSRIVGCRFSLFPMSGHFVPIILGALENTDTSKVWIKSDDISTCVRGRHEHVFDVVQSIFLQAAKSGEHVVLSATFSVGCPGDTEGDVFMSEDDVRLNKDTGSAVDTAVQFALYPMGVPHYMDVIYNAVKTAEIEGTFSGGIHYASRLDGDAHQVFRSLENAFVASSIQTSHLVMTATISCNSPSAKPDHVQNKGE; this is encoded by the coding sequence ATGATCACAAGCAATTCATTCAACGAACAAAATAAACCCGCAGCGTGCGGCAGCAGCCGCATCGTTGGCTGCCGATTTTCTTTATTCCCCATGAGCGGCCATTTCGTGCCGATTATTCTTGGCGCTCTGGAGAATACGGACACATCCAAGGTATGGATTAAAAGCGATGACATCAGCACCTGTGTACGAGGTCGCCACGAGCATGTATTCGACGTGGTCCAATCCATATTTCTTCAAGCGGCAAAAAGCGGGGAGCACGTTGTCCTTAGTGCAACCTTTTCCGTTGGCTGCCCTGGGGACACGGAGGGCGACGTATTCATGTCCGAGGATGATGTCCGTTTAAATAAGGACACCGGATCTGCTGTAGATACCGCAGTACAATTCGCACTTTACCCTATGGGTGTGCCCCACTATATGGATGTCATCTATAATGCCGTCAAAACAGCTGAAATCGAGGGTACCTTCTCCGGTGGCATACATTACGCCAGCCGCTTAGATGGAGACGCTCATCAAGTATTCCGGTCGCTTGAGAATGCTTTTGTAGCCTCTAGCATCCAAACCTCACATCTTGTAATGACGGCGACCATTTCCTGCAACAGTCCGTCTGCCAAACCAGATCATGTACAAAATAAGGGGGAATAA
- a CDS encoding SPOR domain-containing protein — MNKAKMTFRFDEQGRETQKNDDSFPARSSQEVSNISSEKPNHLSANYRAVETVDYWGDPLTDRAATGIAVFPDQGEPGDGDYYVRRTRTSWWKVAGSLTGAIVTGALFGFVVLSMFNQEITVPIPGIGVPTQKAAGEAADIPVLGSVITEKQAPLVQVVLPSQSYHFLQYGVFSTAEGVELAQQQLRDSGIAAARDTVDEKRVYAGVSPDREEAKLLSNRLKTGGVHLILHEISLPESATVEYNGEAALLQQYLAQSADLVYMLSSSSAALLGEASPSRQSQEEMERLRESHQLWTKSAAAIRGKLSAAIDGEAKEMEKAMNSAVEAMEEFNEKGEQTMLWEVQNEVMRFILAEQKLIGV; from the coding sequence GTGAACAAGGCGAAGATGACATTCCGGTTCGATGAACAAGGCCGGGAGACCCAGAAAAATGATGACTCATTTCCAGCTAGATCTAGTCAAGAGGTATCAAATATCTCAAGCGAAAAACCTAATCATCTCTCCGCAAACTATCGGGCGGTGGAGACGGTAGATTATTGGGGGGATCCATTAACCGATCGTGCAGCAACAGGGATTGCGGTATTTCCCGATCAAGGAGAACCGGGTGACGGGGATTATTATGTTCGGAGAACGAGAACCTCCTGGTGGAAGGTTGCAGGCTCATTAACCGGGGCTATTGTGACGGGGGCGCTCTTTGGATTTGTCGTTCTGTCGATGTTCAATCAAGAAATAACGGTACCTATACCGGGAATAGGTGTTCCGACGCAGAAGGCTGCGGGGGAAGCGGCAGACATTCCCGTGCTAGGCAGTGTTATCACCGAGAAGCAGGCCCCGCTCGTTCAAGTCGTATTGCCATCGCAAAGCTATCATTTCCTTCAATACGGCGTATTCAGCACGGCGGAAGGGGTGGAGCTGGCTCAGCAGCAATTGCGTGACTCAGGTATCGCTGCAGCGCGGGATACAGTGGATGAGAAACGGGTATACGCCGGTGTCTCTCCTGACCGCGAGGAAGCTAAGTTGTTAAGCAATCGACTGAAGACAGGGGGAGTTCACCTTATTTTGCACGAGATATCTCTGCCTGAATCAGCCACGGTTGAATATAATGGAGAAGCTGCCCTCCTTCAGCAATATTTGGCGCAGAGCGCGGATCTTGTATATATGCTAAGCTCTTCCTCGGCAGCTTTATTGGGAGAAGCCTCTCCCTCACGGCAGAGTCAAGAGGAGATGGAGCGGCTACGTGAGAGTCATCAGCTTTGGACTAAAAGCGCTGCCGCTATTCGGGGCAAGCTGTCGGCTGCCATAGATGGCGAGGCGAAGGAAATGGAGAAAGCGATGAACAGCGCGGTTGAGGCCATGGAGGAATTTAATGAAAAGGGTGAGCAAACAATGCTTTGGGAAGTACAAAATGAGGTGATGCGATTTATTTTGGCTGAACAAAAATTAATAGGAGTTTAA
- a CDS encoding Maf family protein, with product MEFAASSTRHVVLASTSPRRRELLATLHIPFEVMPSDADETTPDHWTPEQIVMELALRKAKAVLATLESASPQAVIMGSDTIVVLDGQVLGKPKDEEEAALMLRSLQGRSHHVYTAVACIDVATGRSEVEYRSTLVTMKALTEEEIIAYAKTGEGLDKAGAYAIQGLGAIFVTSIEGCYFSVVGLPLSLASEMLGRFGIRVLK from the coding sequence TTGGAATTTGCAGCTTCATCAACACGACATGTCGTACTGGCCTCGACTTCACCGCGCAGACGGGAACTGCTGGCTACTCTACATATTCCGTTTGAGGTTATGCCGAGCGATGCCGATGAAACGACGCCGGATCATTGGACGCCGGAGCAAATCGTCATGGAGCTAGCGCTGCGTAAAGCAAAGGCAGTTCTTGCCACGCTTGAATCGGCATCACCCCAAGCGGTTATTATGGGGAGTGATACGATTGTAGTCCTGGACGGACAAGTGCTCGGCAAGCCCAAGGATGAGGAAGAAGCAGCTTTGATGCTTCGCTCTTTGCAGGGACGAAGCCACCATGTTTATACTGCCGTAGCTTGTATTGATGTAGCTACTGGAAGATCGGAAGTCGAATATCGTTCTACTTTAGTTACGATGAAAGCTCTGACAGAAGAAGAGATTATCGCATATGCCAAGACTGGAGAAGGCTTAGATAAAGCGGGTGCTTATGCGATACAAGGACTCGGGGCAATTTTTGTCACAAGTATCGAAGGCTGTTACTTCAGCGTTGTAGGATTGCCGCTGTCATTGGCTAGTGAGATGCTTGGTCGTTTTGGAATCCGTGTATTGAAATGA
- the radC gene encoding RadC family protein: MDLPQYLLRDLPSEERPRERMMQYGAGSLSHAELLAILFRTGTRDESAVHLAHRVLSSIGGIRNLVDISLDELVKLRGIGPAKALQLKAGIELGQRLAKARLPEAQVIRSPRDAADILMEQLRYLQKEHFVCLFLNTKNHIIAQETLSIGSLNSSIVHPREVFRAAIKCSSASVVCAHNHPSGDPTPSPEDIRMTERLCEAGEIVGIDVLDHIVIGDGEFISLKEQGLM; encoded by the coding sequence ATGGACTTGCCACAATACTTACTGCGTGATTTGCCTAGTGAGGAAAGACCCAGAGAACGCATGATGCAATATGGAGCGGGCTCGCTCAGTCATGCTGAACTGTTAGCTATTCTTTTTCGTACAGGTACCCGGGATGAATCGGCTGTTCATTTGGCCCACCGCGTACTGAGCAGTATAGGTGGAATACGCAACCTTGTAGACATTAGTTTGGACGAGTTGGTGAAGCTGAGAGGCATCGGCCCAGCCAAAGCTTTGCAGCTTAAGGCGGGAATTGAGCTAGGCCAGCGGCTTGCCAAAGCGCGACTACCGGAAGCTCAAGTGATTCGCAGCCCCCGCGATGCGGCGGATATTCTCATGGAACAGCTGCGTTATTTGCAGAAGGAACATTTTGTCTGTTTATTTTTGAATACGAAAAATCATATCATTGCTCAGGAGACGCTTTCCATCGGAAGCTTGAATTCCTCAATCGTCCATCCGCGGGAGGTGTTTCGCGCAGCGATTAAATGCAGCAGTGCCTCTGTCGTATGTGCTCATAATCATCCAAGCGGAGATCCGACGCCAAGTCCAGAAGATATTCGGATGACCGAGCGTCTATGCGAAGCGGGAGAAATTGTTGGAATCGATGTGCTGGATCATATCGTCATTGGGGACGGGGAATTTATAAGTTTGAAGGAGCAAGGCTTGATGTAA
- a CDS encoding rod shape-determining protein: MLGGFTKDLGIDLGTANTLVYIRGKGIIVREPSVVAMNTDNKSIVAVGESAKKMIGRTPGNIRAIRPMKDGVIADFDTTATMIKYFIRQAQKQRSLFQRHPNVMVCVPSGITAVEQRAVEDATKQAGAREAYTIEEPFAAAIGADLPVWEPTGSMVVDIGGGTTEVAVISLGGIVTSKSARVAGDDMDDSIIQYIKRQYNLMIGERTSEQLKMDIGSALPLEQVETLEIRGRDLVTGLPKTISITSDEITEALGDTVNAIVEAVKVTLEKCPPELAADIMDRGIVLTGGGALLRNLDKLLAKETGMPVIVAEHPLDCVAIGTGRALDNIHLFKSRSSSTLRKR, encoded by the coding sequence ATGTTAGGTGGTTTCACGAAAGACTTAGGGATTGATTTGGGTACGGCAAATACGCTCGTTTATATTCGCGGTAAAGGAATTATAGTGAGAGAACCGTCGGTAGTAGCGATGAATACAGATAATAAGAGCATTGTAGCGGTTGGAGAATCGGCAAAGAAAATGATCGGGAGAACGCCGGGGAATATCCGGGCCATCCGGCCGATGAAGGACGGAGTTATTGCGGACTTCGACACGACTGCGACGATGATTAAATATTTTATTCGCCAGGCTCAGAAGCAGCGTTCCTTGTTCCAACGTCATCCAAATGTGATGGTATGCGTACCGTCCGGCATTACGGCTGTAGAACAGCGGGCGGTTGAAGATGCCACGAAGCAGGCGGGAGCACGTGAAGCCTATACGATCGAAGAGCCCTTTGCGGCTGCAATTGGAGCCGATCTTCCGGTATGGGAGCCGACCGGCAGTATGGTTGTAGATATCGGCGGCGGTACGACAGAGGTTGCTGTGATTTCTCTTGGCGGCATTGTTACCAGTAAATCTGCTCGTGTAGCAGGCGACGACATGGATGATTCCATCATTCAATATATCAAGCGTCAGTATAACCTGATGATCGGTGAAAGAACGTCCGAGCAGCTGAAGATGGATATAGGCTCGGCTCTTCCGCTTGAGCAGGTAGAGACTTTGGAAATCCGGGGAAGGGATCTCGTGACCGGCTTGCCGAAGACCATCTCCATCACATCGGATGAAATTACCGAGGCGCTGGGCGATACGGTGAATGCAATCGTTGAAGCCGTAAAGGTAACACTGGAGAAATGTCCACCTGAGCTTGCTGCCGATATTATGGATCGGGGCATTGTGTTGACTGGCGGAGGTGCGCTGCTCCGCAATCTGGATAAGCTGCTGGCCAAAGAGACGGGCATGCCTGTCATTGTGGCTGAGCATCCGCTCGATTGCGTAGCCATCGGTACAGGGAGAGCTCTCGATAACATCCATTTGTTCAAATCAAGAAGCAGTTCGACCTTGCGCAAGCGCTAA